The following nucleotide sequence is from Candidatus Neomarinimicrobiota bacterium.
ATGAACAAGGAAACTGGAAGACGATTATACAGAATCTTGGTTTTCCCAAAGGTAAGAATAAGACCCTGGTGGTGGATCTCAGCGACAAACTGCTCCGGGGCGGGAGGGACAGTCGGATCCGCATCAAAACCAATATGCAAATCTACTGGGATCATGTTTTCTACGCGACGGCACTGTCCGGCATCATGCTACGGAGCGTTGAACTGGAGCCCGTGGCGGCTGATCTTCACTACCGCGGGTTCTCTGAGGTGAGCAGGGACAGTCCATACAGCCCACACATCCCGGACTACCAGACCGCTACGACGGCACCCAAATGGAGAGACTTGACCGGTTTCTACACGAGATACGGTGACGTTCTTCCACTTCTTCTGGATTCAGACAGCAAGTACGTGACCATGAATGCCGGTGATGAGCTGACCATCGAATTCGACGCCACCCAGGTCTCCGATCCTCCCCCGGGCTGGACCAGGGACTTTGTCTTCTACAACGATGGCTGGCTCAAGGATGGCGATCTCAACACGGCTCACGGGCAGACGGTTGAACCGTTACCGTTCCATGGAATGTCCTCTTATCCATACGGTCCGGATGAAGCATATCCGAAAGATAGGGAGCACGAATACTATCTTGAAACATACAACACCAGAGAAGTAACCACCGAGGAGTTCAAACGATACATTTTCAATTATGGTGATGAATCTGCTGTGGAAGGACAAATTCCAAAACCCAAGCACCAAATTTCAAATAAATAACAAGCACCAAATTCCAAACACGTGAAAGATGCTGTTCATAAGACAGACAAAACCTTGAACAGTTTGGTCATTGGGATTTGTAATTTGAAATTTGTTTGTTATTTGGAGCTTGTAATTTGGACTTTCAGAAAATGAAGTCTCTCTCCATCCTGATCTGGATAGTTGTCTTTCTTATCCACTATTCCTGCCAGCGGGCCCAGCCCATGTTCAAGAAGCTTTCCCCTCGAGAAACCAGTATCACTTTCGAAAACACAATTGAAGAAAAACCTCTCTTCAACGGCGTCAATTATCTGTACTTCTACGATGGGGGAGGGGTGGCCCTCGGCGACGTGAACAACGACGGTCTGGCTGATATTTATTTTACCGCAAATATGAAGCCCAATCGCCTCTACCTGAATAGGGGAGATTTCAGATTTGAGGACGTTACGGAAACGGCTGGCGTGGGAGGAGGGACTGATGGATGGACAACGGGCGCAACCATGGCCGATGTGAACGGGGATGGATTTCTGGATATATATGTGTGCCGCTCGAATTATCTGGACAAGAAAGGGGCGAATCAGCTCTACATAAACAAAGGTCCCGATTCTTTCGGATTTACCGAGAGAAGTGCCGAATATGGCCTGGATCATAGAGGGCTGTCAAGACAGGCTGCATTCTTCGATTACGATCTCGATGACGACCTGGATATGTATCTACTCAATCACTCGGTGCACTCTAAAGGGACCTACGGCGATACGAGCTTGAGAAGAATCAGGGACTATGAAGCCGGGGATAAACTGTACAGAAATGAGAACGGTCACTTCAAGGACGTTACTCAAGAAGCGGGGATTTACGAGAGCAAGCTCGGGTACGGACTGGGTGTGGCTATCGGTGACATCAATCGGGACGGGTATCCGGACATTTATGTATCGAACGATTTCCATGAGAATGACTATCTCTACTATAACGAAGGAAACGGGACGTTTATCGAAGCGCTGACGCATTCCATTGCGCACACAAGCAGTGCCTCCATGGGAAATGATTTGGCGGATTTCAACAATGACGGCCTGCTGGATATTGTGGTACTGGATATGCTCCCTGAGAAAGAGGAAATCCGTAAGTCGTCAGTCAGTGCTGATCCGTACGATATTTATGACGTGAAGATACGATTCGGATACTATCACCAGCTGCGCAGGAACACACTCCAGCTGAACAGAGGGCCTGTCGTCAGCTCCGAAACTTCGGAATCGGATGTCGTTTACCATCTGTTCAGTGAAATCGGTCAACTGGCGGACATTCATGCTACTGACTGGAGCTGGGCCCCCCTGTTTGTTGACTTGGACAATGACGGTTTCAAAGATCTGTTTGTGAGCAACGGAATTTTGCGGAGGCCCAATGATCTGGATTATCTCAGCTATCTTGGGCAGGATGAGGTCCGTATGTTACTAGGCGGAGGAACTGCCCGGCAAACGCCCCTCCCCATAGAAGAAGATATTCTGACTGAGATACTCCGGCACATGCCCAGCGTTCCTGAGGCTAATTACGCCTTTCATTCTCAAGGAGATCTTACTTTTATGAATCGTGCTGGTGAATGGGGGCTTGGTGATCCAGGCTTTTCGACTGGAGCGGCGTACGCCGACTTCGATAATGATGGTGCCATGGACCTGGTGGTGAATAATGTCAATTCTCCGGCCGCTATCTATCGAAACCTCCTCTATCAAGACATAAAGGACTCCTTGAACCATCCAAACTACCTAAGAGTGAAACTGGGCGGTCAGGGGGAAAATAAGTTCGGAATCGGAGCCAAGGTCATTGTCCATTCCGGAGAGAAACTGTTTTTTCAGGAGTTAATGCCTACCAGAGGGTTTCAATCATCCGTGGAACCGGTGCTGAATTTCGGACTGGGAAAAGTCGAACGTCTTGATTCCCTGGAAATTATCTGGGCTAATGGTGAATACCGGGTTGTCAGAAATCTCGCAGTAAATCAGACAGTCACACTGGATCAGGCTGAGGCCACAGTTTTTTACTCCTATCCATCTTTTGTGAACAGTGAGCCGGTCTTTCGTGACATCACAGATGAAGTGGACCTCGAATATTCCCACAGAGAAAACACGTTCATTGAATATAACCGGGAACCGTTCATCCCCCACTTTCTATCCACGGCGGGCCCCGCACTGGCGGTGGAAGACATCAACGGCGACGGGTTGGAGGATGTGTACCTTGGAGGGGCGAAGCATCAGGCTGGTAGTATCTATCTTCAGGACCGGGAGGGGAGATTTGAATCCGTGGCAGATTCCATATTCATCAAGGACAATTGGAGTGAAGATGTGGATGCCGCCTTCTTCGATGCTGACGGAGATGGGATCCCCGACCTTTACGTGGTGAGCGGGGGTAATGAGTTCTTCGGAAAGATGAATCCATCCAAGGACCGCCTCTATTTCGGATCCGGTGAGGGTCGATTTCGAAAACCAGATCCCGTACAGGCGGGACTTGAAATCTTTGCAAACGGCGCCTGCGTGGAGCCAGCTGATTTTGATAACGACGGAGATATAGATCTGTTCGTGGGTAGCCGCTCGGTTCCCAGGGAGTATGGAACGACTCCCGAAAGCCATCTGCTCATTAATGATGGAGACGGAAATTTCACCAATGGGACCTCGACTCATGCACCGGAACTAGTGGACGTCGGGATGGTGACCGACGCCGTGTGGGTCGATTTGAACAATGACTCCTACCGGGATCTCATTGTAGTGGGTGAGTGGATGCCTGTAACCGTGTTCCTTAATCAGAACGGAGAGCTAGTGAATGTCACGCAAGAATATGGCCTCCAAAACAGTTACGGGTGGTGGAATACAGTGGCTGCGGGAGATTTCAACTACGACGGCCATACTGATCTTGTTGTTGGGAATCTCGGTCTGAATTCCGGTCTCAAAGCCACCCAGGATGAACCGGTGCAGCTGTTTATCAACGATTTTTCAGGAAACGGTCGGCCGGATCAGATTCTCACTTATTACTTTAAGGAACAGGCCTATCCTATTGCCTCTCGCGATCTTATGCTATCCAATATCCCCTCCTTGCAGGCCCAGTACCCTTCCAATGCAGATTATGCCGGACAGTCCATCCAGGATATCTTCTCCATTGAGCAGCTGAGCGATGTCACAGTTCTCAAAGCTACTGAATTCGCTTCGGTCCTGCTTTTGAACAGTGGAGACGAAGCATTCAACATGATGCAACTACCGGCTGAGGCCCAGTTTTCACCCGTATATTCCATTTTGATTGAGGATTTTGATGGGGACGGGTTCCGGGATGTTCTGCTGAGTGGTAATTTTTACGGCGCACGGCCAGACCAGGGAAGATACGATGCCAGTTATGGATGTTTACTTCTTGGTCTGGGCACAGGAGCATTCGCTCCGGCCAACCTTCAAGAAAGTGGTTTCGTAGTCACAGGAGAAGTTCGTCATGTTGAAGTCGTGAGGACAGCTTCAGGAGAGAAACGGATCCTGGCCGCACGCAACAATGACACGGTAGTGATTTTCGACCAAGTGGAGGTGGCCCGATGAAAAGCGTCATACTGCATTGTTTGCTTGTCGTGATCGCACTGTCTATTCACAGTAAGTCAATCGCTCAAACTCAGGGAAAGTACTTCGCAAAAAAACACTACATACCCGAGCCGATTCCCTCTTTCGAAGCAAGGAAGAATGAACTTCCCAGTCCCGTCCTCGATAGTCATCCTGAATGGATTGACATGTATTGGAAGTGCTGGGAAATTGCCTTCAAAGGATTCAAGAGTCCGCCGGAGGGTTCCCCTCTGGTCTCCAATTGGCTGGACGAAGCTTTCAGTCCCAACATTTTTCAGTGGGATACCATCTTCATGATCATGTTTGCCCGCTATGGCCACGATATCTTTCCCGCGATACAGTCTCTGGACAACTTCTACTGCCTTCAGCGGGAAAGCGGCTACATATGCCGCGAGTTCCGGGAGAAGGACGGGAGAATGATCCATTACGATGAGGGGGATCTTTTTCATCCCATGGGATGGAAGAACACCATCAATCCTCCACTCTTCAGTTGGGCAGAAGTGGAATCCTTCAGAATCACCGGTGACAAGTCCCGTTTTGAACTCGTGCTGCCGGCGCTCGATAAATACGCGCAGTGGCTCGACAACGATGGTGACCCCGACGCCGAAAACTGGGAAGAAAACGGTCGGCGCTCCATGACCGCAGAACATAAGCTCTACTGGAATACACCGCTGGGAAGCGGCATGGACAATACGCCTCGCCCTGCTGAAAAAGGTAGTGGTTGGGTCGAAATGTCGTCTCAGATGGTCATTATGTACAACAATCTGGCCGTCATAGCCGAGGAATTGGGGGATGGTGCGAAAGCCGGTGAGTATCGTTCGAAGGCCCAAGAAATCGGTGACCGGGTCAATCGCTGGTGCTGGAATGAGGAAGACGGCCTCTACTACGATGTTCGTGAAGACGGATCACAATTCGGGAAGAAGACATCCGGCTGTTTCTGGCCGCTCCTCGCCAATATTTCATCCCGGGACCAGGCGGCACGCCTGGTGGAACATCTGAAGAATCCGGAGGAATTCTGGCGCCCAATTGTATTTCCCACGCTTTCAGCCGACGAAGAGGAGTACAGGCCGGACGGAGGGTATTGGTTGGGTAGCGTATGGGCGCCCACAAATGTGATGATTGTCAAAGGACTTGAAAACTACGGGTATGAAGATTTTGCCACGGAGGCAACTGAAAATTATTTAACTGGCATGGCAGAAGTTTTCGAGAAAACCGGAACCGTTTGGGAGAATTACGCACCCGAGTCATTTCAGCCCGGTGAACCCTCGAAGGCCGATTTTGTCGGCTGGACTGGATCCGGTCCAATCGCCCTGCTGATTGAAAATATTCTGGGCCTGCGCCCGGACGGAGTACGCAATCAGCTGACCTGGCATCTCAAACGAATCGACAGACATGGAATCGAGAATCTCAGGGTGGGTGACGTTAAGGTGAGGGTTATCTCGGAGAAGCGAGACAGCAAAAGTTCCCCGGCACGCCTGAATGTAACGTGCGACAAAGCGTTCAGTTTGACCGTAGTTCATCCCAGTGGAACGAAGACCTTCGCGCTTAAAGCTGGCGATCACTCTCTGGAAATAGAGTAGAGCCAGCCCCCATTATTCGGGATAGAACCACAGAGAGCACAGAGTAAAGAAATAAGTTTAGATAAGAAAAAGAACATTGGATAAGTAGTTGAAAAACGAGATTGGGAAGGAGGGGTCATAAGTCATTAAATTTCAAGTTATTGTACTTTGTGTTCTTGGCGTTCTT
It contains:
- a CDS encoding trehalase family glycosidase, translated to MKSVILHCLLVVIALSIHSKSIAQTQGKYFAKKHYIPEPIPSFEARKNELPSPVLDSHPEWIDMYWKCWEIAFKGFKSPPEGSPLVSNWLDEAFSPNIFQWDTIFMIMFARYGHDIFPAIQSLDNFYCLQRESGYICREFREKDGRMIHYDEGDLFHPMGWKNTINPPLFSWAEVESFRITGDKSRFELVLPALDKYAQWLDNDGDPDAENWEENGRRSMTAEHKLYWNTPLGSGMDNTPRPAEKGSGWVEMSSQMVIMYNNLAVIAEELGDGAKAGEYRSKAQEIGDRVNRWCWNEEDGLYYDVREDGSQFGKKTSGCFWPLLANISSRDQAARLVEHLKNPEEFWRPIVFPTLSADEEEYRPDGGYWLGSVWAPTNVMIVKGLENYGYEDFATEATENYLTGMAEVFEKTGTVWENYAPESFQPGEPSKADFVGWTGSGPIALLIENILGLRPDGVRNQLTWHLKRIDRHGIENLRVGDVKVRVISEKRDSKSSPARLNVTCDKAFSLTVVHPSGTKTFALKAGDHSLEIE
- a CDS encoding VCBS repeat-containing protein, coding for MKSLSILIWIVVFLIHYSCQRAQPMFKKLSPRETSITFENTIEEKPLFNGVNYLYFYDGGGVALGDVNNDGLADIYFTANMKPNRLYLNRGDFRFEDVTETAGVGGGTDGWTTGATMADVNGDGFLDIYVCRSNYLDKKGANQLYINKGPDSFGFTERSAEYGLDHRGLSRQAAFFDYDLDDDLDMYLLNHSVHSKGTYGDTSLRRIRDYEAGDKLYRNENGHFKDVTQEAGIYESKLGYGLGVAIGDINRDGYPDIYVSNDFHENDYLYYNEGNGTFIEALTHSIAHTSSASMGNDLADFNNDGLLDIVVLDMLPEKEEIRKSSVSADPYDIYDVKIRFGYYHQLRRNTLQLNRGPVVSSETSESDVVYHLFSEIGQLADIHATDWSWAPLFVDLDNDGFKDLFVSNGILRRPNDLDYLSYLGQDEVRMLLGGGTARQTPLPIEEDILTEILRHMPSVPEANYAFHSQGDLTFMNRAGEWGLGDPGFSTGAAYADFDNDGAMDLVVNNVNSPAAIYRNLLYQDIKDSLNHPNYLRVKLGGQGENKFGIGAKVIVHSGEKLFFQELMPTRGFQSSVEPVLNFGLGKVERLDSLEIIWANGEYRVVRNLAVNQTVTLDQAEATVFYSYPSFVNSEPVFRDITDEVDLEYSHRENTFIEYNREPFIPHFLSTAGPALAVEDINGDGLEDVYLGGAKHQAGSIYLQDREGRFESVADSIFIKDNWSEDVDAAFFDADGDGIPDLYVVSGGNEFFGKMNPSKDRLYFGSGEGRFRKPDPVQAGLEIFANGACVEPADFDNDGDIDLFVGSRSVPREYGTTPESHLLINDGDGNFTNGTSTHAPELVDVGMVTDAVWVDLNNDSYRDLIVVGEWMPVTVFLNQNGELVNVTQEYGLQNSYGWWNTVAAGDFNYDGHTDLVVGNLGLNSGLKATQDEPVQLFINDFSGNGRPDQILTYYFKEQAYPIASRDLMLSNIPSLQAQYPSNADYAGQSIQDIFSIEQLSDVTVLKATEFASVLLLNSGDEAFNMMQLPAEAQFSPVYSILIEDFDGDGFRDVLLSGNFYGARPDQGRYDASYGCLLLGLGTGAFAPANLQESGFVVTGEVRHVEVVRTASGEKRILAARNNDTVVIFDQVEVAR